Proteins from a genomic interval of Microbacterium abyssi:
- the rplA gene encoding 50S ribosomal protein L1: MAKSKAYKAAVEKIEADRFYTPTEAVALAKETGSAKFDSTVEVALKLAVDPRKADQMVRGTVILPHGTGKTARVIVFATGPAAEAAIAAGADEVGGAELIEKVAAGWTDFDSAVSTPELMGQVGRLGKVLGPRGLMPNPKTGTVTPNPAKAVEEIKGGKIEFRVDKHANVHFVVGKASFSAEQLDENIGAALEEIVRLKPSSAKGRYIQKGAVSTTFGPGIPLDVNAI, translated from the coding sequence ATGGCAAAGTCCAAGGCTTACAAGGCTGCCGTCGAGAAGATCGAGGCAGACCGTTTCTACACCCCGACCGAGGCAGTCGCCCTCGCGAAGGAGACCGGCTCGGCGAAGTTCGACTCGACCGTCGAGGTCGCGCTGAAGCTCGCCGTCGACCCGCGCAAGGCAGACCAGATGGTGCGCGGCACCGTCATCCTCCCGCACGGCACCGGTAAGACCGCACGCGTCATCGTGTTCGCCACCGGCCCCGCGGCCGAGGCTGCGATCGCCGCAGGCGCGGATGAGGTCGGCGGCGCCGAGCTCATCGAGAAGGTCGCCGCAGGCTGGACCGACTTCGACTCGGCTGTCTCGACCCCTGAGCTCATGGGCCAGGTCGGTCGACTGGGCAAGGTGCTCGGCCCCCGTGGCCTGATGCCCAACCCGAAGACCGGCACCGTGACTCCGAACCCGGCCAAGGCCGTCGAGGAGATCAAGGGCGGAAAGATCGAGTTCCGCGTCGACAAGCACGCCAACGTGCACTTCGTCGTCGGCAAGGCCTCGTTCTCCGCAGAGCAGCTCGACGAGAACATCGGTGCAGCGCTCGAGGAGATCGTGCGTCTGAAGCCGTCGAGCGCCAAGGGCCGTTACATCCAGAAGGGCGCCGTGTCGACCACGTTCGGCCCCGGCATCCCGCTGGACGTCAACGCCATCTGA
- a CDS encoding four-carbon acid sugar kinase family protein — MHVDALLAGIPVPVEIDAAEVRASLDPRGVLVVLDDDPTGTQSVSNLPVLTRWEKEDLAGAFATGAAAVYVLTNTRSLDEKTAAERNREVVAVALAAASEAGRRVTFVSRGDSTLRGHFPLETDVLSTEIVAHGGRAPELTLLVPAFPDAGRVTVDSVHYWVTDGEATPVGDTPFAKDATFGFASSNLRDWVAEKTNGRIVAEEVAALTVQIIRSGVDAVADFLAGLSTGTVVAVDVVDESDMRVVALALHSLHERQVLLRVGPPYVRAHIGQDIAEPVSAADIPFAYDRGGLVVVGSHVPLTTAQLEELRRQRPDTVTIELDVRQLIDERREVHLDAQAHAVAAELASGSVIVHTTRELVTGADGEESLEIARKVSSGVVDLVRRVLAIAPPRFVIAKGGITSSDVASEALEIRRATVLGPMLPGIVSLWQPQTGPAVGIPYIVFAGNVGDTDSLARVVATLADAD, encoded by the coding sequence CGTTCTGGACGACGATCCGACCGGCACGCAGTCCGTCTCGAACCTTCCGGTCCTCACCCGCTGGGAGAAGGAGGACCTCGCCGGTGCCTTCGCGACCGGGGCCGCAGCCGTCTACGTGCTCACCAACACGCGCTCGCTCGACGAGAAGACCGCGGCCGAGCGCAACCGCGAGGTCGTCGCGGTCGCGCTCGCCGCGGCATCCGAGGCGGGCCGTCGCGTGACCTTCGTGTCGCGCGGGGACTCCACGCTGCGCGGCCACTTCCCGCTCGAGACCGACGTGCTGTCGACCGAGATCGTCGCCCATGGCGGCCGCGCACCCGAGCTGACCCTCCTCGTCCCGGCATTCCCGGATGCCGGCCGCGTCACGGTCGACTCGGTGCACTACTGGGTGACGGACGGCGAGGCGACCCCTGTCGGGGATACGCCGTTCGCGAAGGACGCCACCTTCGGCTTCGCATCATCGAACCTCCGCGACTGGGTCGCCGAGAAGACGAACGGGCGCATCGTGGCCGAAGAGGTCGCCGCACTCACCGTCCAGATCATCCGCTCCGGCGTCGATGCCGTCGCCGACTTCCTCGCCGGGCTCTCGACGGGCACCGTGGTCGCGGTCGATGTCGTCGACGAGAGCGACATGCGCGTCGTCGCCCTCGCGCTCCACAGCCTTCACGAACGCCAGGTGCTGCTGCGCGTCGGCCCGCCGTACGTACGTGCCCACATCGGACAGGACATCGCCGAGCCGGTGTCCGCCGCCGACATCCCGTTCGCCTACGACCGCGGCGGCCTGGTCGTCGTCGGCAGCCACGTGCCGCTGACCACCGCCCAGCTCGAGGAGCTGCGTCGGCAGCGCCCCGACACCGTCACGATCGAACTCGACGTCCGCCAGCTCATCGACGAGCGCCGCGAGGTGCACCTCGACGCCCAGGCGCACGCAGTCGCCGCCGAGCTCGCCTCCGGATCGGTGATCGTGCACACCACGCGCGAGCTCGTCACGGGTGCGGACGGCGAGGAGAGCCTCGAGATCGCGCGCAAGGTCTCCAGCGGCGTCGTCGACCTCGTCCGCCGGGTGCTCGCGATCGCGCCGCCCCGTTTCGTGATCGCCAAGGGCGGCATCACCTCCAGCGACGTCGCCAGCGAGGCTCTCGAGATCCGCCGTGCCACCGTGCTCGGACCCATGCTGCCCGGCATCGTGTCGCTGTGGCAGCCGCAGACCGGCCCTGCCGTCGGCATCCCGTACATCGTCTTCGCCGGCAACGTCGGCGACACCGACTCGCTGGCCCGCGTCGTCGCGACCCTCGCCGACGCCGACTGA
- the rplK gene encoding 50S ribosomal protein L11, giving the protein MAPKKKVTGLIKLQINAGAANPAPPIGPALGQHGVNIMEFCKAYNAATESQRGNVIPVEITVYEDRSFTFVLKTPPAAELIKKAAGVQKASATPHTVKVGKITKDQVRQIAETKQADLNANDIEAASKIIAGTARSMGITVEG; this is encoded by the coding sequence ATGGCACCCAAGAAGAAGGTGACCGGCCTGATCAAGCTCCAGATCAACGCCGGTGCCGCCAACCCGGCGCCGCCGATCGGCCCCGCGCTCGGTCAGCACGGCGTGAACATCATGGAGTTCTGCAAGGCGTACAACGCCGCGACCGAGTCGCAGCGCGGCAACGTCATCCCTGTGGAGATCACCGTCTACGAGGACCGCAGCTTCACGTTCGTCCTGAAGACGCCCCCGGCAGCGGAGCTCATCAAGAAGGCCGCCGGCGTGCAGAAGGCTTCGGCCACGCCGCACACCGTCAAGGTCGGCAAGATCACCAAGGACCAGGTCCGTCAGATCGCAGAGACCAAGCAGGCTGACCTGAACGCGAACGACATCGAGGCCGCCTCGAAGATCATCGCCGGAACCGCCCGCTCCATGGGCATCACGGTCGAGGGCTGA
- a CDS encoding VOC family protein, with protein MFRGLANINLVADDMPAAIDWYRRLFGAEPYFIRPEEGPAQYAEWRFGDDEDEFALMDARFRPALDQPGGALVSMHVDDIQAAFDRLIALGATEFDPITQRGDGWWSASVSDPFRNLIGLIQSPHWAAQHDA; from the coding sequence ATGTTCCGAGGACTCGCCAACATCAACCTCGTCGCCGACGACATGCCGGCCGCGATCGACTGGTACCGCCGGCTGTTCGGTGCGGAGCCGTACTTCATCCGCCCGGAGGAGGGCCCTGCTCAGTACGCCGAGTGGCGCTTCGGCGACGACGAAGACGAGTTCGCGCTGATGGATGCCCGCTTCCGGCCCGCGCTCGACCAGCCCGGCGGCGCACTGGTGAGCATGCACGTCGACGACATCCAGGCCGCCTTCGACCGGCTGATCGCGCTCGGAGCGACCGAGTTCGATCCGATCACCCAACGCGGAGACGGCTGGTGGTCGGCATCCGTCAGCGACCCCTTCCGCAATCTCATCGGACTCATCCAGAGTCCGCACTGGGCAGCGCAGCACGACGCCTGA
- a CDS encoding GntP family transporter — translation MLPLPALIAIGVAGLALLLLLIIRFKMQAFYALILVSILVGLAAGLPMTTIPASGDTPEQLGIIQAIIAGVGGTLGSVAVLVALGSMLGKIIELSGGAESLAGKFTKWLGPKRVGIALVIAAAILAIPVFFDAGFIILVPIIFAFSKIAGLNPIKFGLPVAGIMLAVHVAVPPHPGIVGGATILGADMGWVLIFSLIISIPLAALSFWVGKIINRREYAMIEATKEMFDSFGTEKASINAGLREGEKAPSAFTVLALILLPLVLIMLGTTVAPAFESGTFWNGFLSMIGQPIFALMVAIAAAMFFLGVRRGWSPAKLGEVMESALPSAAVIILVTGAGGAFGKILTETGIGGAVAELMAGSGMPILLAAFLISLIMRAAQGSATVAITTTAGLLLPTVAVLGLDTIHIALVAVAIGYGALGLSHVNDSGFWVVTRYLGLSVKDGLRTWTPLTTVLGVAGFLLTWLTYAVIPMS, via the coding sequence ATGCTTCCTCTTCCCGCGCTGATCGCGATCGGAGTCGCCGGCCTCGCGCTGCTGCTCCTGCTGATCATCCGATTCAAGATGCAGGCGTTCTACGCCCTCATCCTCGTATCGATCCTCGTCGGTCTTGCTGCCGGCCTGCCGATGACGACGATCCCCGCCAGCGGGGATACGCCGGAACAGCTCGGCATCATCCAGGCGATCATCGCCGGTGTCGGCGGCACCCTCGGATCCGTCGCCGTGCTGGTGGCGCTCGGCTCGATGCTCGGCAAGATCATCGAGCTCTCGGGCGGAGCGGAGTCGCTCGCCGGGAAGTTCACCAAGTGGCTGGGACCCAAGCGGGTCGGCATCGCCCTCGTCATCGCTGCAGCGATCCTCGCGATCCCGGTGTTCTTCGACGCCGGCTTCATCATCCTCGTGCCGATCATCTTCGCGTTCTCGAAGATCGCCGGACTCAATCCGATCAAGTTCGGTCTGCCCGTCGCCGGCATCATGCTCGCCGTGCACGTGGCCGTGCCGCCGCACCCCGGCATCGTCGGGGGCGCCACCATCCTCGGCGCCGACATGGGCTGGGTGCTGATCTTCTCGCTTATCATCTCGATCCCGCTCGCCGCGCTGTCGTTCTGGGTCGGCAAGATCATCAACCGTCGCGAGTACGCGATGATCGAGGCCACCAAGGAGATGTTCGACAGCTTCGGCACCGAGAAGGCGTCGATCAATGCCGGGCTCCGTGAGGGCGAGAAGGCACCGAGCGCCTTCACCGTGCTCGCGCTGATCCTGCTGCCGTTGGTTCTCATCATGCTCGGCACCACCGTCGCGCCGGCCTTCGAGTCCGGAACGTTCTGGAACGGATTCCTCTCGATGATCGGGCAGCCGATCTTCGCCCTCATGGTCGCGATCGCCGCGGCGATGTTCTTCCTCGGCGTCCGTCGCGGCTGGTCACCCGCCAAGCTCGGCGAGGTCATGGAGTCGGCGCTGCCGTCGGCCGCCGTCATCATCCTCGTCACCGGTGCCGGTGGCGCGTTCGGGAAGATCCTCACCGAGACCGGCATCGGCGGTGCCGTCGCCGAGCTCATGGCGGGCAGCGGCATGCCCATCCTGCTCGCGGCCTTCCTCATCTCGCTCATCATGCGCGCAGCGCAGGGGTCGGCGACGGTCGCCATCACCACGACGGCGGGCCTGCTGCTGCCGACCGTGGCCGTGCTCGGCCTCGACACGATCCACATCGCGCTCGTCGCGGTCGCGATCGGCTACGGCGCGCTCGGCCTCAGCCACGTGAACGACTCCGGGTTCTGGGTCGTCACGCGCTACCTCGGGTTGTCGGTCAAGGACGGGCTGCGTACCTGGACGCCGCTGACGACCGTGCTCGGCGTCGCCGGGTTCCTTCTCACCTGGCTCACGTATGCCGTCATCCCGATGAGCTGA
- the nusG gene encoding transcription termination/antitermination protein NusG: MSERYSDDADWATAAEQSSEDDEAQEGNVLSAEEKASSAAEHEAVHIEGDDGEADEEGTEDIDIDDPEADAIVNDALNLDETAETEAAAEVLNDSAEEEAADIEAAAADEVTPYDGPDVNGEEDATASDDATSEEAASEGDAEEDPYEAFRMDLRMLPGKWYVIHSYAGFERKVKANIEQRKSTLEVEDDIYQVEVPMEDVVEIKNGQRKMVTRVRIPGYVLVRMELNEDTWSVVRHTPGVTGFVGNAHNPTPLRFEEAFNMLKALVEVKDIPTAKNVQSKGGVAVARTVPAEVDFEIGETITIKEGSFAGLPGSISEIKPESGKLTVLVSLFERETPVELSFDQVTKMS; the protein is encoded by the coding sequence GTGTCTGAACGATATTCCGACGACGCCGACTGGGCGACCGCCGCGGAGCAGTCCAGCGAGGACGACGAGGCGCAGGAGGGCAACGTCCTCTCCGCCGAGGAGAAGGCGTCCTCCGCTGCCGAGCACGAGGCAGTCCACATCGAAGGCGACGACGGTGAGGCAGACGAGGAAGGCACGGAAGACATCGACATCGACGACCCGGAGGCCGACGCGATCGTGAACGACGCTCTCAACCTGGACGAGACGGCAGAGACCGAAGCTGCCGCAGAGGTCCTGAACGACTCGGCGGAAGAAGAGGCCGCAGACATCGAAGCCGCAGCGGCCGACGAGGTCACACCCTACGACGGCCCCGACGTGAACGGCGAGGAGGACGCCACGGCATCCGATGACGCCACGTCCGAGGAGGCGGCATCCGAGGGCGACGCCGAGGAGGACCCGTACGAGGCCTTCCGCATGGACCTCCGGATGCTTCCCGGCAAGTGGTACGTCATCCACTCCTACGCCGGCTTCGAGCGCAAGGTGAAGGCCAACATCGAGCAGCGCAAGTCGACGCTCGAGGTCGAGGACGACATCTACCAGGTCGAGGTCCCGATGGAGGACGTCGTCGAGATCAAGAACGGCCAGCGCAAGATGGTCACCCGCGTGCGCATCCCGGGCTACGTGCTCGTGCGCATGGAGCTCAACGAGGACACCTGGTCGGTCGTCCGCCACACCCCGGGCGTGACCGGCTTCGTGGGCAACGCTCACAACCCCACGCCGCTGCGCTTCGAAGAGGCGTTCAACATGCTCAAGGCGCTCGTCGAGGTCAAGGACATCCCGACCGCGAAGAACGTGCAGTCCAAGGGCGGCGTCGCCGTCGCGAGGACCGTGCCGGCCGAGGTCGACTTCGAGATCGGCGAGACCATCACGATCAAGGAAGGCTCGTTCGCGGGCCTGCCCGGTTCGATCAGCGAGATCAAGCCCGAGAGCGGCAAGCTCACCGTGCTCGTCTCCCTGTTCGAGCGCGAGACCCCGGTCGAACTGTCGTTCGACCAGGTCACGAAGATGTCCTGA
- the poxB gene encoding ubiquinone-dependent pyruvate dehydrogenase — protein MVTVAENIVHTLRANDIDRVYGIPGDSLNGFTDALRKDGTFRWLHVRHEESAAFAAAADAAITGDLAVVAGSCGPGNLHLINGLFDAQRSRVPVLAIAAHIPTSEIGTGYFQETHPQELFRECSVYVEYVADPVQMPRLLEIAMRTAIEERGVAVLVIPGEVALAEIKDDRAAVIERARPVVVPSPSELERAAQLLNASTKVTILAGAGAEGAHDEVVALADRLGAPIVHALRGKEFIEYDNPFDVGMTGLLGFASGYRAMESADTLLVLGSDFPYEQFYPEDATTIQVDIRGSQLGKRHPLDLGLVGDVRATADALLPRIAEKSNRSHLDDAVAHYRKTRAKLDELAVPAKGRKPIHPQYLARLLDEHATDDAIFTADVGSPTVWAARYLTMNGRRRLIGSFTHGSMANALLHGIGAQTARPDRQVVALAGDGGLAMMLGELITLTQNNLPVKTIVVNNSSLNFVELEMKAAGFVTYATDLENPNFAAVAEALGIFARRVERSEDLPDAVAEVLAHDGPALLDVVTERQELSMPPAISAEQVKGFALYAIRTVMSGRGDELLDLARANWRQLF, from the coding sequence ATGGTCACCGTCGCAGAGAACATCGTCCACACCCTCCGCGCCAACGACATCGACCGGGTCTACGGCATCCCCGGGGACTCGCTCAACGGCTTCACCGACGCGCTGCGCAAAGACGGCACGTTCCGCTGGCTGCACGTGCGTCACGAGGAGTCGGCCGCATTCGCCGCCGCCGCGGATGCCGCGATCACCGGCGACCTCGCCGTCGTCGCCGGCTCCTGCGGGCCAGGCAACCTGCACCTGATCAACGGGCTCTTCGACGCGCAGCGCTCCCGCGTGCCCGTGCTCGCGATCGCCGCGCACATCCCCACGTCCGAGATCGGCACCGGCTACTTCCAGGAGACGCACCCTCAGGAGCTGTTCCGGGAGTGCAGCGTGTACGTCGAGTACGTCGCCGACCCCGTTCAGATGCCGCGACTGCTGGAGATCGCGATGCGCACCGCCATCGAGGAGCGTGGTGTCGCGGTGCTCGTGATCCCCGGCGAAGTGGCCCTCGCCGAGATCAAGGACGACCGGGCGGCGGTCATCGAGCGCGCCCGTCCCGTCGTGGTGCCGAGTCCGTCGGAGCTGGAGAGGGCCGCGCAGCTGCTGAACGCTTCGACGAAGGTCACGATCCTCGCCGGGGCCGGCGCCGAGGGGGCGCATGACGAGGTCGTGGCGCTCGCCGACAGGCTCGGAGCGCCGATCGTGCACGCCTTGCGCGGCAAGGAGTTCATCGAATACGACAACCCGTTCGACGTCGGGATGACCGGCCTGCTCGGATTCGCCTCGGGGTACCGTGCCATGGAGTCCGCCGACACCCTGCTCGTTCTCGGCTCCGACTTCCCCTACGAACAGTTCTATCCTGAGGACGCCACGACGATCCAGGTCGACATCCGTGGCTCGCAGCTCGGCAAGCGGCATCCCCTCGATCTCGGCCTCGTCGGCGACGTGCGCGCCACGGCGGATGCGCTGCTGCCGAGAATCGCCGAGAAGAGCAACCGCTCGCACCTCGACGACGCCGTCGCGCACTACCGCAAGACCCGCGCCAAACTCGACGAACTCGCCGTCCCCGCTAAGGGCAGGAAGCCGATCCATCCACAGTATCTCGCCAGGCTTCTCGATGAGCACGCGACCGATGACGCGATCTTCACGGCGGACGTCGGATCGCCGACAGTCTGGGCTGCGCGCTACCTCACGATGAACGGGCGGCGACGGCTGATCGGCTCGTTCACGCACGGGTCGATGGCCAACGCTCTGCTGCACGGCATCGGCGCGCAGACCGCGCGGCCGGATCGCCAGGTCGTCGCGCTCGCAGGGGACGGGGGACTGGCGATGATGCTCGGCGAGCTCATCACCCTCACCCAGAACAATCTGCCGGTCAAGACGATCGTGGTGAACAACTCATCGCTCAACTTCGTCGAGCTCGAGATGAAGGCGGCCGGCTTCGTCACGTACGCGACCGACCTCGAGAATCCGAACTTCGCGGCCGTCGCCGAGGCTCTCGGCATCTTCGCGCGGCGCGTCGAGCGCAGCGAGGATCTGCCGGATGCCGTCGCCGAGGTGCTCGCGCACGACGGCCCCGCGCTGCTGGACGTCGTCACCGAACGGCAGGAACTGTCGATGCCCCCGGCCATCAGCGCGGAGCAGGTCAAGGGCTTCGCGCTGTACGCCATCCGCACCGTGATGTCGGGGCGCGGCGACGAGCTGCTCGACCTCGCCAGAGCCAACTGGCGGCAGCTGTTCTGA
- the secE gene encoding preprotein translocase subunit SecE, which produces MDQDEPRGEIVAAGGAAGVKKLGFFGRIALFFRQVIGELRKVVTPTRKELFKFTAVVLVFVVIVMAFVYGLDTAFSWLTAQVFGVPQ; this is translated from the coding sequence ATGGATCAGGACGAACCGCGCGGCGAGATCGTCGCGGCAGGCGGCGCCGCCGGTGTGAAGAAGCTCGGCTTCTTCGGGCGGATCGCACTGTTCTTCCGCCAGGTAATCGGAGAGCTGCGCAAGGTCGTCACCCCGACCCGCAAGGAGCTGTTCAAGTTCACCGCAGTCGTGCTGGTCTTCGTGGTGATCGTGATGGCCTTCGTGTACGGTCTGGACACCGCCTTCTCGTGGTTGACGGCGCAGGTCTTCGGAGTGCCGCAGTAA
- a CDS encoding NAD(P)-dependent oxidoreductase, whose translation MTSTVAVIGLGAMGLPMATRLAERFEVRGFDIAAERIALAAEKGVQPAESAADAVTDAQAVLVAVRTGGQLNDLLFGETGLASHLADGAVVILTSTVGTDGIGDIAARLAEHGAQLVDAPLSGGPVRAGQGDLLIVVGAAPSALEVARPVLDQLASTLSIVGDNPGDGQALKTVNQLLCGVHIAAAAEALALADALGLDRENTLEALTAGAANSFMLGNRGPRSLQAYDEDGAEVLSRLDIFVKDMGIVGNAARAAHLSTPVANAAEQLFLLGEAQGLGDHDDSAVIRVIAPERLS comes from the coding sequence ATGACCTCCACCGTCGCCGTCATCGGACTGGGAGCAATGGGCCTCCCGATGGCCACCCGCCTCGCCGAGCGCTTCGAGGTGCGCGGCTTCGACATCGCCGCTGAGCGCATCGCATTGGCCGCCGAGAAGGGTGTGCAGCCGGCGGAATCCGCCGCGGATGCCGTCACCGACGCGCAAGCGGTCCTCGTCGCGGTGCGCACCGGCGGCCAGCTCAACGACCTCCTCTTCGGCGAGACCGGCCTCGCCTCGCACCTCGCCGACGGCGCGGTCGTGATCCTCACCAGCACGGTGGGCACCGACGGCATCGGTGACATCGCCGCACGCCTCGCCGAGCACGGCGCGCAGCTGGTGGATGCTCCGCTCTCCGGCGGCCCCGTTCGTGCCGGCCAGGGCGACCTGCTGATCGTCGTGGGCGCCGCTCCCTCGGCGCTCGAGGTCGCGCGCCCCGTGCTCGACCAGCTCGCCTCGACTCTGTCGATCGTCGGGGACAATCCCGGCGACGGTCAGGCCCTGAAGACCGTCAACCAGCTGCTGTGCGGTGTGCACATCGCGGCCGCCGCCGAGGCTCTGGCCCTCGCCGACGCTCTGGGCCTCGACCGGGAGAACACCCTCGAGGCGCTCACCGCCGGTGCGGCGAACTCCTTCATGCTCGGCAACCGCGGTCCTCGCTCGCTGCAGGCCTACGACGAGGACGGGGCCGAGGTCCTCAGCCGCCTCGACATCTTCGTCAAGGACATGGGCATCGTCGGCAACGCCGCCCGCGCCGCGCACCTGTCGACCCCGGTCGCGAACGCCGCCGAGCAGCTGTTCCTGCTCGGCGAGGCCCAGGGCCTCGGCGATCACGACGACTCCGCCGTGATCCGCGTCATCGCTCCCGAACGTCTTTCCTGA
- a CDS encoding helix-turn-helix transcriptional regulator yields the protein MRADRLIQALLLLQGRPQITAAQLASELEISVPTARRDLEALSMAGVPIYPTRGRGGGWRLIGGARTDLTGLTEGEVTSVLIGLAQGGAGDPERIAAVRKLIRAMPAPFREGAERVASATMQDVPWGQKKDAAVAARVEQLQRAIARQHRVRLDYEGSRGEEAVDLVPLVVGSRGVHWYLLAAPPGEGADAADEDRLRTYRVDRIRDLEILAGRGAPPDGFDASAVWTAMVARVEDLRGTVRAVVSVQPWAMRALRDQFGAQARVIDAGADDGHPLVEVHAHRVDALAEQLAGWSSVAEVIEPVAVRAALRALGERIVAQYAAENT from the coding sequence ATGCGTGCCGATCGTCTCATCCAGGCACTTCTGCTGCTCCAGGGCCGGCCGCAGATCACCGCCGCGCAGCTCGCCTCCGAACTGGAGATCTCCGTGCCGACCGCTCGACGCGACCTCGAGGCGCTGTCGATGGCAGGCGTCCCGATCTACCCGACGCGCGGGCGCGGTGGCGGCTGGCGTCTGATCGGAGGTGCGCGCACCGACCTCACCGGGCTCACCGAGGGTGAGGTGACATCAGTTCTCATCGGTCTGGCGCAGGGTGGTGCCGGCGATCCAGAGCGCATCGCCGCCGTGCGCAAACTCATCCGTGCCATGCCTGCACCCTTCCGCGAGGGCGCTGAGCGGGTCGCGTCGGCGACGATGCAGGATGTGCCGTGGGGCCAGAAGAAGGATGCCGCGGTCGCAGCTCGGGTCGAGCAGCTGCAGCGCGCGATCGCACGGCAGCATCGGGTGCGGCTGGACTACGAGGGCTCGCGCGGAGAGGAAGCGGTCGACCTCGTACCGCTGGTCGTCGGCAGCCGGGGCGTGCATTGGTACCTGCTCGCAGCACCGCCGGGCGAAGGCGCTGACGCCGCGGATGAGGACCGGCTGCGCACGTACCGAGTCGATCGGATCCGCGATCTCGAGATACTCGCGGGTCGGGGCGCGCCTCCCGATGGCTTCGACGCGTCTGCGGTCTGGACAGCAATGGTCGCCCGTGTAGAGGACCTGCGCGGCACAGTGCGCGCCGTGGTGAGCGTGCAACCGTGGGCGATGCGTGCGCTGCGCGATCAGTTCGGCGCGCAGGCGCGCGTGATCGATGCCGGCGCTGACGATGGCCATCCGCTCGTCGAGGTGCATGCCCACCGCGTGGACGCCCTGGCCGAACAGCTGGCCGGGTGGTCGAGCGTCGCCGAGGTGATCGAACCCGTCGCGGTGCGAGCCGCGCTGCGGGCGCTGGGGGAGCGGATCGTCGCACAGTACGCGGCGGAGAACACGTGA